One Lachnospiraceae bacterium C1.1 genomic region harbors:
- a CDS encoding NAD(P)-dependent oxidoreductase codes for MAVHVVKEAQRCLQCKNPRCKQGCPVSTEIPEMIKLFLEGKSKEAGRELFKNNPLSVVCSLVCDHDAQCEGNCVQGIKGSPIHWSSIENYISDAYLDRFAAEEIEKNHIKTAIIGSGPAGLTIAIILALRGYDVTIFESRDKIGGVLRYGIPEFRLPKTILDRYMKKLDMLGVKVRPNTTIGGSINVDTLFRDGYKSVFIGTGVWRPHALGLKGESLGNVHYAINYLVNPDVYNLGETVAIIGAGNAAMDVARTVVRHGAKNVTVYVRRNKCAASEREVEYAIADGVEFRYGMRIEEITEEGPVFRHMEFDEENKPIPTDDTELCKADSTIIAVGQGPKDKIVNTTKGIETNEKGLVNINEEGETTREGVFAAGDVTRGARTVVEAVKYSKEVADAMDAYMQGLDKA; via the coding sequence TTGGCGGTACACGTAGTAAAAGAAGCACAAAGATGTTTACAATGCAAAAATCCAAGATGCAAACAGGGATGTCCCGTTTCGACAGAGATCCCGGAAATGATAAAACTTTTCCTTGAAGGAAAAAGCAAAGAAGCCGGCAGAGAGCTTTTTAAGAATAATCCTTTAAGCGTAGTATGTTCGCTTGTATGCGATCACGATGCCCAGTGCGAAGGTAATTGTGTCCAGGGAATAAAGGGCAGCCCGATCCACTGGTCAAGTATAGAAAACTATATCTCGGATGCCTATCTTGATCGTTTTGCAGCTGAGGAAATAGAGAAAAACCATATTAAAACTGCGATAATCGGAAGCGGACCGGCAGGTCTTACCATCGCAATAATCCTTGCTCTCAGGGGCTATGATGTAACAATATTTGAGAGCCGCGATAAGATCGGCGGAGTTTTAAGATATGGAATCCCTGAATTCCGTCTTCCCAAAACTATACTTGACAGATATATGAAAAAGCTGGATATGCTCGGCGTTAAAGTAAGACCGAATACAACTATCGGCGGATCTATAAATGTCGATACTCTTTTCAGAGACGGTTATAAATCAGTATTTATCGGCACAGGTGTCTGGAGACCTCATGCGCTCGGACTTAAGGGAGAAAGCCTTGGAAACGTCCACTATGCCATAAATTATCTTGTAAATCCTGATGTTTATAACCTCGGAGAAACAGTTGCGATAATCGGTGCCGGAAATGCCGCAATGGATGTTGCAAGAACAGTTGTAAGACATGGTGCAAAAAATGTAACCGTCTATGTCAGAAGAAATAAATGTGCAGCAAGTGAGCGCGAAGTTGAGTACGCGATCGCAGATGGTGTTGAATTCAGATATGGCATGCGTATAGAAGAGATCACAGAGGAAGGTCCTGTATTCCGCCATATGGAATTTGACGAAGAAAACAAACCCATTCCTACGGATGATACAGAGCTCTGTAAGGCAGATTCGACTATTATAGCAGTCGGACAGGGTCCTAAGGACAAAATCGTTAATACAACAAAAGGCATTGAAACCAACGAAAAGGGTCTCGTAAATATCAATGAAGAAGGCGAGACCACAAGGGAAGGCGTCTTTGCAGCCGGAGACGTTACCCGCGGTGCACGCACAGTTGTCGAAGCAGTGAAATATTCAAAAGAAGTCGCAGATGCGATGGATGCCTATATGCAGGGACTCGATAAGGCATGA
- the trmB gene encoding tRNA (guanosine(46)-N7)-methyltransferase TrmB, translated as MRLRNIPGAREAVAQDRRCVQDSAETKQGWNRIFGNDNPIAVEVGMGKGRFITDMAVKYPDINFVGVERYESVMIKALKKLDEMENEPRNLRFIRMDAAEIGDYFAAGEVSKIYLNFSDPWPKARHAKRRLESKEFLKIFSGILAKEGTIEFKTDNKDLFDFALEEIEPAGCELLYMSRDLHSDAEEMKENIMTEYEEKFSAKGNPIYKYRIRFK; from the coding sequence ATGAGACTTAGAAATATTCCGGGAGCCAGAGAGGCTGTGGCTCAGGATAGAAGATGTGTACAGGACAGCGCAGAAACAAAGCAGGGATGGAACAGGATATTCGGAAATGATAATCCCATAGCAGTAGAGGTTGGAATGGGAAAGGGAAGATTCATAACTGATATGGCGGTCAAATATCCGGATATAAATTTTGTCGGTGTTGAACGATATGAAAGTGTCATGATCAAGGCACTGAAAAAACTGGATGAGATGGAGAATGAGCCCCGGAATTTAAGGTTCATCAGAATGGATGCGGCTGAAATAGGAGACTATTTTGCTGCCGGAGAGGTTTCAAAAATATATCTGAATTTTTCTGATCCGTGGCCAAAGGCAAGGCATGCAAAGCGGAGGCTGGAATCAAAAGAATTTTTGAAGATTTTTTCAGGCATACTGGCTAAAGAGGGCACAATAGAATTTAAGACAGATAATAAAGATCTTTTCGATTTTGCTTTAGAAGAGATAGAACCTGCAGGTTGTGAACTTTTATATATGTCGCGAGATCTGCATTCTGATGCAGAAGAGATGAAAGAAAATATTATGACGGAGTATGAGGAAAAGTTCTCTGCTAAGGGAAATCCGATTTATAAATACAGAATACGATTTAAATAA
- a CDS encoding D-alanyl-D-alanine carboxypeptidase family protein: MLKNFKKTLFVITAVFIAACELVSAPFSALAEELTRDDINAARMAMSASSDAIPGWPASPAIAAESAVLMDADTGVILYSKNADVVHYPASTTKVMTCLLAAENCSLDEIVTFSHEAVYGIDRGSSNVGIDEGQAMTMEEALYCVMLASANEVASAVAEHVGGSIENFAKMMNERAAELGCTNTHFVNANGLPNEEHWTTAHDLALITRAFNNNETLRRIAGTNYYKMEASVSQPDAFDLANHHKMYPGNSYAYEYVTWGKTGYTNVARETLVTCAEKNGMNLVCTIMKDEPPYQYTDTRELFEYGFNNFQKLYVDDNETAFDLDSSDFFDTESSIFGSTKSLLELDSSGYCIVPNTVNFDDLEYSISYDTDNADDIADINYSYEGVYVGGTSLKMTDPETSDFSFGTASVSGNVEPVSHIKEEDEKERNIIYVNIKMLFIIIAVTVVLLILILIFWLLFRKNSYSNKRRRNILKRNRRYGSEFDDFDFK, translated from the coding sequence TTGCTTAAAAATTTTAAAAAAACACTATTTGTTATTACAGCCGTTTTTATCGCTGCATGCGAATTAGTATCTGCGCCTTTCAGTGCATTAGCCGAAGAGCTTACACGTGATGACATAAATGCTGCCAGAATGGCAATGAGCGCATCCTCGGATGCCATCCCCGGATGGCCGGCTTCTCCGGCTATAGCAGCTGAAAGCGCTGTACTTATGGACGCGGATACCGGAGTCATCCTATACTCCAAAAACGCCGATGTCGTTCACTATCCTGCCAGTACCACAAAAGTCATGACATGCCTTTTAGCCGCTGAAAATTGTTCTCTGGATGAAATAGTCACCTTTTCCCATGAAGCGGTCTATGGTATCGACAGAGGCTCTTCAAATGTAGGTATCGATGAGGGACAGGCAATGACCATGGAAGAGGCACTTTACTGTGTTATGCTGGCTTCAGCAAATGAAGTTGCCTCAGCTGTAGCCGAGCACGTCGGAGGCTCGATCGAAAATTTTGCAAAAATGATGAATGAGAGGGCTGCAGAACTCGGATGCACAAATACACATTTTGTAAATGCAAACGGACTTCCGAATGAAGAGCATTGGACAACAGCTCATGATCTTGCACTTATAACAAGAGCATTCAATAATAATGAAACATTACGACGAATAGCCGGAACAAATTACTACAAAATGGAGGCTTCGGTTTCCCAGCCCGATGCCTTTGATCTGGCTAACCATCATAAAATGTATCCCGGCAACAGTTATGCTTACGAATATGTTACCTGGGGAAAGACAGGGTACACTAACGTAGCTCGTGAAACTCTCGTTACCTGTGCTGAAAAAAACGGTATGAACCTTGTCTGCACCATTATGAAAGATGAGCCTCCCTACCAGTATACGGATACAAGAGAGCTCTTTGAATACGGATTTAATAATTTCCAGAAACTCTATGTAGATGATAATGAAACTGCCTTTGATCTGGACTCATCGGATTTCTTTGACACTGAAAGTTCTATATTCGGAAGTACAAAATCTCTCCTGGAACTGGATTCCTCCGGATACTGTATAGTTCCAAATACTGTTAATTTCGATGATCTGGAATACAGCATAAGCTATGATACTGATAATGCTGATGACATCGCCGATATCAATTACAGCTACGAAGGTGTGTATGTAGGCGGTACATCCCTCAAAATGACAGATCCCGAAACCAGTGATTTTAGTTTCGGAACAGCTTCTGTTTCAGGCAATGTAGAACCTGTATCGCACATAAAAGAAGAAGACGAAAAAGAACGGAATATTATTTATGTAAACATAAAAATGCTATTTATAATAATCGCTGTTACAGTAGTTCTTCTCATACTGATTTTGATATTCTGGCTTTTATTCAGGAAAAACAGCTATTCCAATAAACGCAGGAGAAATATATTAAAGCGTAACCGTCGCTACGGTTCGGAATTTGATGATTTTGATTTCAAATAA
- a CDS encoding efflux RND transporter periplasmic adaptor subunit: protein MIMKKYLKYIVITLIVIALVAGGLFYFFMPKSVNVVTPAKGNVSPYINVSGKIEGSKKITVYSNVSGIIDERFIEEGIRVKKGDRLFSFINEIQETELDQAQTNQEYADKILGSVNTDRAQIKNKLAQVNLEIENCEKTYAFLEAKMLAMKDENYKKDYNLGKRMETADEDEAGALLSQTGMNPDTYKKYIVLQNNLETVSRLWNDAKAKKEILEAQLSANKNSLTEEQQLEQVKKEVNKAENEIQKLNSGSVAPADGIITGCLVDSGAFVEKGTALLEMQSVDAYRVKLMVSKYDISSVEIGQKASIRIGSDKYEGEVVLIKQSAEEDAVGKSRVAIEVSIDTDDELIVGLDADVTIELANAENVTVVSNDLIYTDDNGSYLYIVEDGEVAKRYIETGIKDDSSTEVLDVDENLHIITDPDAADYLGESVAEEL, encoded by the coding sequence ATGATCATGAAAAAATATCTAAAATACATCGTTATTACTCTGATTGTTATTGCACTGGTCGCAGGTGGACTTTTCTATTTCTTTATGCCGAAGTCTGTAAATGTTGTTACGCCGGCAAAAGGTAATGTGTCACCGTATATAAATGTCAGCGGGAAAATCGAAGGCAGCAAAAAAATCACGGTTTATTCAAATGTCAGCGGAATTATTGATGAGCGATTTATAGAAGAAGGAATACGGGTAAAGAAAGGTGACAGGCTATTCAGCTTTATTAATGAGATTCAGGAAACGGAGCTTGATCAGGCTCAAACGAATCAGGAATATGCTGATAAGATCCTGGGCAGTGTAAATACGGATAGGGCTCAGATAAAAAATAAACTGGCACAGGTAAACCTTGAAATCGAGAATTGCGAAAAGACCTATGCCTTTCTTGAAGCAAAAATGCTTGCCATGAAAGATGAGAATTACAAAAAGGATTATAATCTTGGAAAAAGAATGGAGACTGCTGATGAGGATGAAGCCGGAGCACTTCTTTCCCAGACAGGCATGAATCCTGACACTTACAAAAAATATATCGTTCTTCAAAATAATCTTGAAACTGTGTCAAGATTATGGAATGATGCAAAAGCAAAAAAGGAAATACTGGAGGCACAGCTTTCTGCAAATAAAAATTCTCTCACTGAAGAACAGCAGCTGGAGCAGGTAAAGAAAGAAGTCAATAAAGCTGAAAACGAAATCCAGAAGCTTAATTCCGGAAGTGTCGCACCGGCAGATGGAATCATCACAGGATGTCTGGTAGATAGCGGAGCCTTTGTAGAGAAGGGAACGGCACTTCTCGAGATGCAGTCTGTGGATGCTTATAGGGTTAAACTCATGGTTTCCAAATATGATATTTCTTCTGTTGAAATAGGACAGAAGGCTTCAATCAGAATTGGAAGTGATAAGTACGAAGGTGAGGTTGTCCTCATTAAACAGTCGGCAGAAGAAGATGCTGTGGGTAAATCCAGAGTTGCCATAGAAGTTTCGATCGACACTGATGATGAGCTGATAGTAGGTCTTGATGCAGATGTAACAATAGAATTAGCTAATGCCGAAAACGTAACTGTAGTATCTAATGACCTGATCTACACAGATGACAATGGTTCATATCTTTACATCGTAGAGGATGGAGAAGTGGCAAAACGATATATCGAAACAGGAATAAAGGATGACAGCTCCACGGAAGTTTTAGACGTAGATGAAAATCTTCACATCATAACCGACCCCGATGCAGCCGACTATCTTGGGGAAAGTGTTGCCGAAGAATTATAA
- a CDS encoding FtsX-like permease family protein has translation MTKILRRKMLRDLKSNAVQFLAIFIMCFFAMFIFEGFDSVAEGNGKSFDKYFHDTNYADMILRSEGFTEDDLITVKRQTGVKEAEFRTAINGRIKISEGSKIVEKKIEFNYLDQNEISKMLLSEGQRYEEGSNGIWIDYDFAKTEKIQIGDRLELVCDGIDFSETVRGIIYAPDHASFVIDETYDYPERGAYAYAFLSSSEYPGKKLTFDTIYVDMTDVENQLFLTEDDKKILEKTKAGFMTVISKDSLVVTCKDKDAGYYDVHSDIESEMVLETFFPAFFILIAVLGIMTTMTRLTMKQRTVIGTLKALGFSNMNIILHYMSYSVVISLVAGISGAFAGWNILGNLVKNYMDEFYINPYAKLEISSKIIITILSITFISAAVNYLSCRKLLSQRASEILAPEPPVSTGAGFFERTFIWKYLDFVSRWNIRDINRNRGRTIAGIFGIILTSCLMFVSFGADELNRYTESWEYSKLTPADYTINFSSGVGYAQVYDYAKQFSGQMVEEAEVYLYTDNDSESIKSFNITVPDQGNLYRFQDGNGEYISLPYDGIAMSNKAAEDLELSVGDFVRFRFPGEKNIYRGRIRTIYKSPGTQGIAMRRNIFESLKCEFKPNIVYTNMTVPLSFQNERDEIASVTSKERLIKALLHKSAGTSDEVLYTMVVSIIVGIVVMYNLGVLSFIEKQREIATLKVLGFPVGKIRWIFQQQNILITGVGTVLGLLLGPTGLKMLMSNLDVDSDYIYKVSVFPYLWSFLLSFILSVIVNNILSSRIKTIDMVEALKGTE, from the coding sequence GTGACTAAGATTCTTAGGAGAAAAATGCTGCGAGATCTGAAAAGCAATGCCGTTCAATTTCTCGCAATATTTATAATGTGCTTTTTCGCAATGTTTATTTTCGAGGGTTTTGATTCGGTTGCGGAAGGCAATGGGAAATCTTTTGATAAATATTTTCATGATACAAATTATGCAGATATGATCCTACGGAGCGAAGGTTTTACCGAGGATGATCTGATCACGGTCAAGAGACAGACCGGAGTAAAAGAAGCAGAATTTCGAACTGCGATAAACGGCAGGATCAAGATTTCTGAAGGTTCAAAGATAGTTGAGAAAAAAATCGAATTTAATTATCTGGATCAGAATGAGATTTCAAAAATGCTGCTTTCAGAGGGACAAAGATATGAAGAAGGTTCCAATGGTATCTGGATAGACTATGATTTTGCAAAGACCGAGAAAATCCAGATAGGTGACCGTCTTGAACTTGTATGCGATGGGATTGATTTCAGCGAAACGGTTCGGGGAATTATTTATGCTCCCGACCATGCTTCATTTGTGATAGATGAAACCTATGATTATCCTGAACGTGGAGCTTATGCTTATGCCTTTTTATCATCATCTGAATATCCCGGAAAAAAGCTGACTTTTGATACGATATATGTGGATATGACAGATGTTGAAAATCAGCTGTTTTTGACGGAAGATGATAAGAAAATCCTGGAAAAGACCAAAGCCGGCTTCATGACCGTCATTTCAAAAGATTCCCTTGTTGTAACCTGCAAAGATAAGGATGCGGGATATTATGATGTTCATAGTGATATAGAGTCCGAAATGGTACTTGAGACTTTTTTCCCGGCTTTCTTTATCCTTATTGCAGTTCTCGGGATCATGACCACCATGACCAGACTTACCATGAAGCAGCGGACCGTGATCGGAACCTTAAAGGCATTGGGATTTTCAAATATGAATATCATCCTGCATTACATGTCATATTCAGTCGTAATATCCCTTGTTGCCGGAATCAGTGGGGCATTTGCCGGCTGGAACATTCTGGGAAATCTCGTAAAGAATTATATGGATGAATTCTACATTAACCCATATGCAAAGCTTGAAATATCATCAAAGATCATTATTACGATACTGTCGATCACTTTTATTTCAGCTGCTGTGAACTATCTGTCGTGTCGAAAGCTGTTATCACAAAGGGCTTCCGAAATCCTGGCCCCTGAGCCTCCCGTGTCAACAGGTGCTGGATTTTTTGAAAGGACATTCATATGGAAATACCTGGATTTCGTAAGTCGCTGGAATATCCGCGATATAAACCGTAACAGGGGAAGAACTATTGCCGGAATCTTTGGAATTATACTCACAAGCTGCCTAATGTTTGTGTCTTTCGGTGCAGATGAACTAAACCGCTATACCGAAAGTTGGGAATACAGTAAATTAACCCCTGCCGATTATACGATAAACTTTTCGTCGGGTGTCGGGTATGCGCAGGTTTATGATTATGCAAAACAGTTTTCAGGGCAGATGGTTGAAGAAGCAGAGGTATACCTATATACGGACAATGATAGCGAAAGTATAAAAAGCTTTAACATTACTGTACCAGACCAGGGTAATCTTTACAGATTTCAGGACGGGAATGGCGAATATATCAGTCTTCCATATGATGGCATTGCAATGAGCAACAAGGCAGCAGAAGACCTTGAATTATCTGTAGGTGATTTTGTCAGATTCAGGTTTCCGGGTGAAAAAAATATATATCGAGGCAGAATAAGAACAATATATAAGAGTCCGGGAACTCAGGGCATTGCAATGAGGCGAAATATATTCGAGTCGCTTAAGTGTGAATTCAAGCCAAATATTGTTTATACTAATATGACAGTTCCCCTGTCTTTTCAGAATGAGCGGGATGAAATAGCAAGCGTTACATCAAAAGAGCGACTTATAAAGGCACTTCTCCACAAATCGGCAGGTACGAGTGACGAAGTTCTTTATACTATGGTTGTTTCTATCATTGTTGGTATTGTCGTGATGTATAACCTCGGAGTACTTTCTTTTATTGAAAAGCAGCGCGAGATCGCAACTCTAAAGGTATTAGGTTTTCCGGTGGGGAAAATACGCTGGATCTTTCAACAGCAGAATATCCTGATAACAGGAGTGGGGACGGTACTTGGGCTGCTGCTCGGTCCAACAGGACTTAAAATGTTAATGTCAAATCTGGACGTTGACAGTGATTATATCTACAAGGTAAGTGTTTTCCCTTATCTTTGGTCTTTTTTATTGTCTTTTATATTATCGGTTATTGTAAATAATATTCTTTCATCCAGGATCAAGACTATAGATATGGTTGAAGCATTGAAGGGAACGGAATGA
- a CDS encoding ABC transporter ATP-binding protein, whose protein sequence is MNEERKTLIRFENVGKTYTSGSITYEALHDINLEINEGELVVLLGPSGAGKSTLLNLVGGLDGASKGKIYFGDEEITSFDEKRLSKFRASAVGIVFQFYNLIPTLTALENVSLMEELGIKIMDPLEALDLVGLADKKNNFPSQMSGGQQQRVSIARAIAKKPRLLLCDEPTGALDTNTGREVLKLLQEQSSIYKRTVVMVTHNALFQEIADKVVFVKNGTIVDIKLNDNPQKAEELNW, encoded by the coding sequence ATGAATGAGGAGAGGAAAACGTTGATCCGCTTTGAGAATGTAGGAAAAACCTACACAAGTGGATCAATAACATATGAAGCACTTCATGATATAAATCTTGAAATAAACGAAGGAGAACTCGTTGTACTTCTGGGACCAAGCGGTGCGGGTAAGAGTACGTTACTGAATCTTGTCGGCGGACTGGATGGAGCCAGCAAGGGAAAGATATATTTTGGCGACGAGGAAATAACCTCCTTTGATGAAAAAAGATTATCTAAATTCCGCGCATCTGCTGTTGGAATAGTTTTTCAATTCTACAATCTTATACCCACACTTACAGCACTTGAAAATGTTTCTCTGATGGAAGAATTGGGGATAAAAATAATGGATCCGCTCGAAGCACTCGATCTTGTCGGTCTTGCTGACAAAAAGAATAATTTTCCATCGCAAATGTCCGGAGGTCAGCAGCAGAGAGTATCGATTGCAAGAGCGATCGCAAAGAAACCACGGCTTCTTTTATGTGATGAACCTACAGGAGCACTCGATACAAACACAGGAAGAGAAGTCCTGAAACTTTTGCAGGAACAGAGCAGCATTTATAAAAGAACGGTTGTTATGGTCACACATAATGCACTTTTTCAGGAAATAGCCGATAAAGTGGTATTTGTTAAAAATGGAACCATCGTAGATATTAAATTGAATGATAATCCCCAAAAAGCAGAGGAGTTGAACTGGTAA
- a CDS encoding 3'-5' exonuclease yields MKNYIVFDLEWNQGSALTENPNIPFEILEIGAVKLDENKNIVDTFNEYIRPQVYKKMNFMTKQVIHMEMEELDDAEIFPHVVKRFLKWCGDDYIFCTWGNSDLTELQINMRYYGIDPLSDGPINYLDVQKLFSIVYSDGKSRRGLETAVDFMHIEKNDMFHRADSDAYYTAMILKKMARPDVEDYYSIDVFHRPKDAASEVHARFKTYSKYISREFASKQEAQKEPETILLRCYICGKVLKKAVPWFTLNNKHYYCVGKCEEHGLMRSKLRIKKCENGNIYLVKTVRTAVKEDIEVLKKREKKSKTQAAKLAAMEQKVRGRNRRKSKRK; encoded by the coding sequence ATGAAGAATTATATTGTATTTGATCTCGAGTGGAACCAGGGTTCAGCACTTACGGAAAACCCGAATATTCCTTTTGAGATTTTAGAAATAGGCGCAGTCAAACTTGATGAAAACAAAAATATAGTTGATACCTTTAACGAATATATTCGTCCGCAGGTATATAAAAAAATGAACTTCATGACCAAGCAGGTAATTCACATGGAAATGGAGGAACTTGATGATGCGGAAATTTTCCCGCATGTGGTAAAGCGATTCTTAAAATGGTGCGGCGATGATTATATATTCTGTACCTGGGGGAATTCTGATCTTACGGAATTGCAGATAAATATGCGTTATTATGGTATTGATCCTCTTTCGGACGGACCGATAAATTATCTGGATGTTCAGAAATTGTTCAGCATAGTCTATTCTGATGGAAAGAGCCGCAGGGGTTTGGAAACCGCTGTAGATTTCATGCATATTGAAAAAAATGACATGTTTCACAGGGCAGACAGCGATGCCTATTATACAGCGATGATACTGAAAAAAATGGCCAGACCGGACGTTGAGGACTATTATTCGATAGATGTCTTCCACAGACCAAAGGATGCCGCATCAGAGGTTCATGCCAGGTTTAAGACATATTCAAAGTATATTTCCAGAGAATTTGCGTCTAAGCAGGAGGCGCAGAAAGAACCGGAGACCATATTGCTCAGATGCTATATTTGCGGAAAGGTCTTAAAGAAAGCAGTTCCGTGGTTTACGCTTAACAATAAGCATTATTATTGCGTGGGAAAATGTGAAGAACATGGGCTGATGCGTTCTAAATTACGGATTAAAAAATGCGAAAACGGTAATATTTATCTGGTAAAAACAGTAAGGACTGCTGTTAAGGAAGATATAGAAGTCTTAAAGAAACGCGAGAAGAAATCCAAGACGCAGGCGGCAAAGCTGGCAGCTATGGAGCAGAAGGTCAGAGGCAGAAATAGAAGAAAATCAAAAAGAAAGTGA
- a CDS encoding transcriptional repressor: protein MKSSEVLDRLRKSGCRVTRQRRLIVDIILKNDYTTCKDLYCQVASEDDTIGVATVYRMVRQLEDIGVLRRIERIEIADTDA, encoded by the coding sequence ATGAAAAGCTCTGAAGTGCTTGATCGTCTGAGGAAAAGCGGATGTCGTGTTACAAGACAGAGAAGACTGATAGTTGATATCATTTTGAAAAATGATTATACTACCTGCAAGGATCTGTATTGCCAGGTGGCAAGTGAAGACGATACTATCGGAGTGGCAACTGTTTATCGCATGGTACGCCAGCTTGAAGATATTGGAGTTCTGAGACGCATAGAGCGTATAGAAATTGCCGATACAGACGCATGA
- a CDS encoding glycoside hydrolase family 25 protein, translating to MREHRRKRRGAALAVYSILITLASVLLLLLSLFLVNIKNKNEEKIAETDHVLEEVSDNLVALEKENEELEADNKFLNETSTGAKFRAKLKSMFQSGSSTIQVLKYLFPDEIVLTDEGSFYFYEISDDLKKNSYKDENFILNDSNEIEYAVDGETVSIKGIDISKHNGEIDWEKVAASGVKFAFIRCGIRGYGSGEIVADDNFQKNVEGAAANGIQVGTYFFSQAVSANEAREEAEFVLNSVSQLSINCPIAIDVEKVEGVDSVPRTNGLSSDQYTENVLEFCNTISEAGYTPMIYGNIKSFARLLNMDELEDIQKWFAGYVSEDSISPYFPYEFRVWQYSSTGKVDGISGDVDMNIAFY from the coding sequence ATGAGAGAACACAGAAGAAAAAGGAGAGGAGCGGCACTTGCGGTATATTCGATCCTAATAACTTTAGCATCAGTATTACTGCTTTTACTGTCGCTTTTTCTTGTAAATATAAAAAATAAAAATGAAGAAAAAATAGCAGAGACCGACCATGTGCTCGAGGAGGTCTCTGATAACCTTGTTGCGCTCGAAAAAGAGAATGAGGAGCTTGAAGCGGACAATAAATTTTTGAATGAAACATCAACAGGTGCGAAATTTCGCGCTAAATTAAAGAGCATGTTTCAGTCCGGTTCTTCTACGATTCAGGTTCTTAAATATCTCTTTCCCGATGAAATTGTTCTGACGGACGAGGGCAGCTTTTATTTTTACGAAATTTCGGATGATCTTAAGAAGAATTCGTATAAAGATGAAAATTTCATATTGAATGACAGCAATGAGATCGAATATGCCGTTGATGGCGAAACGGTTTCAATAAAGGGCATAGATATTTCAAAACACAATGGCGAGATCGACTGGGAAAAAGTAGCTGCTTCCGGTGTTAAATTTGCTTTTATCAGATGCGGGATCAGGGGCTACGGATCAGGCGAGATAGTTGCCGATGACAATTTCCAGAAAAATGTTGAGGGGGCTGCAGCCAATGGAATACAGGTTGGTACTTATTTCTTCAGTCAGGCGGTTTCTGCAAATGAAGCCAGAGAAGAGGCAGAGTTTGTATTGAATTCGGTAAGCCAGCTCAGTATAAACTGTCCGATAGCAATAGATGTCGAAAAGGTAGAAGGGGTTGACTCCGTGCCGCGTACAAACGGGCTCAGCAGTGATCAGTATACGGAAAATGTGCTGGAGTTCTGCAATACGATTTCAGAGGCCGGATATACACCTATGATATACGGAAATATAAAGAGTTTTGCCCGCCTTTTGAATATGGATGAGCTGGAGGACATCCAGAAATGGTTTGCGGGATATGTTTCAGAGGACAGTATCAGTCCGTATTTTCCGTATGAATTCAGAGTATGGCAATACAGTTCAACAGGGAAAGTAGATGGCATAAGCGGTGATGTGGATATGAATATCGCTTTTTATTGA